In Cyprinus carpio isolate SPL01 chromosome A5, ASM1834038v1, whole genome shotgun sequence, the sequence AAAATGAGAGCAGTATGTTCTTCTCTGAAGGTGCATGGCCTCCTTATACCAAGTCCACCAAACTAGAGACTGTGAAACCAAATCATCAGGGACTCAGCACCAAACTGGGGAGATGCACTGGCCAAACTGAAGAAATTTACTAGGGAAAGACCACTTCATGACGTCTGGGCAAACGATGGTTGTCACAAAATATAAAGAGGTCAAGTTAAAGAGGTctgtaaatattcaaaaaataaaacgtCTTTATTGGAATTTATGTTTGcatgaaaaacctttaacatcagtggaatctttccattgcactaaAGGTGGAAACgttctttagatcattaaaatctTCTGATGGTTGATAAATGATGGTTCTTATTGCATGGCTGTGACAAACACAGTTTGGAACCTTTATTTGTTAGAGTGCAAATAGAGAAAATAAGTAGAAAttgcatttctaaatatattgcacaaataaaatgaaatatcgATTTGAGTAAAGTAAAGTCCCTCAGATTGAGATTGTGATTGAGTGGATGAcagtttacagtatttttctgCTGTATTTGTTGCTCTTGGCTTTTAGAAGGAAGAGTTTCagcttaaatattatttcaaacagAAGACACAATTATTGTGGAAGCAAGTTTTGTagtggttaaataaaaaataaaaataaaaactataaagacataTTTCAGATTGTGCCCATGTTACAATAATCAGATAagtacatatattataaaattcacgatataaaataatataaattcattattattataataatttgagtgaaaagttaaaagtattaatttatgaaaatgcATTAGAGAAGAATTGTGGGCCTTTTATTGAACATACCAACAGTAATTTTCTTGaattattatgaaatgttaatGAGAAAGACTTGagcatcattttgaaaaaaaaaagagagatgaatATTGTTACAGCACTGATTAGTTTTTGCATGGCACTAATTATTTTAGTTAGAAATAATGTGtttaatgcaaatgtttaattctctgtgaatatctgttaaagtgtaatttatttctgtgatgcgcagctgaattttcaacatcattactccagtcttcagtgtcacatgatcttcagaaatcattgtaatatgctgatttgctgctcaagaaacatttctgattattatcaatgttgtgatgctttaatttaaagtgaaattgtCTAAAGAAATTGTCCCCAGGCTCCTCTACAATAACATAATGCTGCAAAAAAGCATTTTCTCTTTAGATCAACGAACACAGACTCACAGGTCAGCGTAACAAGCACAATAAAGACCCGTTTCCCATCTACACAGTGATCGACAAGCAATGCAAACAGAACAGAGAAGGAGGTCTGTATTCGTGTGAGTGAGAGGGAAGAGTTAATGTGCTCGTGTCAGCTGTTATATGGAGGTGTTTTCTGTCTGCAGACCCCTGTTTTGAGATCAGTCCACATGAAGCTGGTTATTCCCTCATTGGAGCGTTTGTGGAAACATCCAGCTTCGGCAGCCAGTTTTACAACGGCCGTAAGATCAAGGACCAGCCTGAAATAGACATGCTGTACCTGCAAGGTAACACACTCTGTCACAGGAgagtttattcatatttttgtgatatCAGCTTACACTGTACGCTACAGAACTCTGCTGACGTGAATTAGAGAATAGTCTAAACTAGACAAGCAGATTGATTATTGTTCCCTTTATTTTAAACTTCCTGTCTGTTGATATCATGCAGCTCTGTGTGGCAGTGCTATAGCTGATGGAGATGCGAACATTAAATACGCCTGGGAATATATAAAAGGTGCAGTTGCATTTGTTCTGAAGATACAGATTCTGTCTAAAGTTCACAGTCATATTATTATCACGTGAACTCTTATAACATttgacccccccccacccaggTTTATTTTCCAGAATTATATCTAGCATAGAAAATGGGATGATTGAGGGAATGGAGAAAGGTAAAGCATTTCTCATTGCTTTGATTTACTGATTTACTTTTATTCACAGAGATTGTTAATCTAtcttttatgtaaacaaactgtCTTTTCATGTTACCCAATGGCAAACTAAATGCTAAACtctataaagacaaaaataaaacatgtatatgATGATTAAGATGatctttgatttgattttaaagacAGTGACACATACCACAGCTAGAATGAATACATCACAAGAATGTTTTAATTATGTGCATATTTAAAGATTAGTATTATATgtaactttaacattttatgcaaattgtaattttttgtaatattgtaaaatacatattactttttttgggtaaaatacacattacatacatcgatatattgatatatgtttaaaaaagtatatttaattttaagtacaaCAAAATATTGCAAATCACATTCAAGCTTCAAACATACACGtcttacaaaaattataaatattacataaatattatatagttaAGATGAATGAATTATGTCTATAAATATTTGCTCATAAAGTATActtgtaaaacaacaaaatattgtaagtcacaatttataaaaataactatttagaaaggttgcataattaaatatagtataatttaattatataattaatgtagTTTTAGCTTCAAATCAAAGCATCTTTAATGGGTTTTAGTGAGGGAAAGTGATTGCATTGAAGGCCTTTGTTCAGTATTGTTTGTTCAATTTGTGTTTTCTTCAACAGATCCAAACTCCCCACCTGTAGGCAAGTGTTCCCAGGTGCTCATGGATCTCGTGGACATGAATCTCTCTGTTTTGAATGGCATTGATCCTTTTGATCTTCACGAATCAATAAGAACAAATCTGAACGGTGAGCGTTTCCTAAAGTGTGCTAGAATTCATATAGAGGACAATATTTTGGACTATTTGTCACACTTAATCCAGTGAATATTCAGGGGTGAATAATAGGGGTAGAATCGACAATGTAATGATACAGTGAGGGTAAacatcataattaatttttttcccattataTGCATTAAGTTGTCACAATCACCTGCTTAGGGACatgcacagaccttttgagggcCATGTGTTGAAACTGAAAAAGCGCCCCCCATTTCATTAGCTAAATATctgtaaaacatatatatataacctatgaTACATAATGATATGTAATTATAACACTGGATTTTTAGTACAATTTAAACAAGGTAACATGCATTAATatctattttgttaaaaaaaaaaaaaacaaaggaattaaaacaaGACACATATTCATTAATGTTTCCCTCTTTTGCAGAGCTCACTGGAGGCAAAGATCAGCATATTTTTCAAGTGGAAAAACTAAATCTTGCTGATAAAGAAGCTGCACAACTGCATATGAGGAAGTATACACTGGATATATGTGCATTATTGAGTGTTTCCTTCAGTTTCTGGCCATTCGGTACGTTGGAATGTCATTAAGTCATTAAGCTTCCAGTCAGAATTTAAaaagccatcaaaatcaaacctTTCCAAGAAGATTTATTCAGATGAGTGCGTTTGTATTATAGATATTTGCTTCAGCATTTGTAGGTGTGCGGTTCTGTGGATCTGGGGCAGAAAATATGACTTTCTCCAGAACATGACAGGTGAGAACAGGCGCGTTTTTTACCTGGCAATTAAAGGCAAATAATAAACACTGAATTCATGTTGTGATCCCTCAGATAAAACAGTGCCTCGTGCTCTTCTTGAAAGTGAGACTAGAGACTATATAGATGCCGGAGTGTTGCAGAACTCACCCTACTTCTCAGTGCTGAGAGAAGAACGAGACATTGATCTCATCATTTCCCTGGATTTCAGTGACGGCGATCCTTTCATGGTATTATATGCTTGTTTATAATTCTCTCTATAACAATGCAAACATACTCTCTTAAAAGACGATTTCCCCTAGAGATgtaaattctttcattatttctcaccctcatgtctttctttAGATGGAGAGCTTGCTTCTTTGTTCTCATGACTTTCATAGTGACCCCCAGAGGTCACACTAACCTATATTCTATCAGGACGACTATCGTTAAAGATGATAGACAATTATCTTACAGTTTGGGTTGGCGGTATGTTTCTATTCTAGACAAGAACTCCCTGCGCATACATGCAGCCTAGCAGCGataaccccccaaaacaaaaccatatgcAGATATCCCCAACACAAACTGACAGCGAAAATAGCAGTGCCTTAAGCAAATGGCATGTTGCCCTTAACCAATGACAAAAATTAGTACGTTGCCAAAACCTGcatgaggtttatcattttataattttattttgtttttggaaaaaccTGTATCTCAACTGTAAATCAATGGCTATTTCGTGGACTACAACATTAAAGAAAGCCATTATGACATGTGCATAAAGAATGTAGAAACACTGGACACAACTGTGGGGCACCATTGAGCAACAGCAGCGCAACAAACAAACCTCACGGTTGATTCGGGTAAATTGTATAgtttcattcattctaaatcataaacaactTATAGACGTTTTCTAAAcgtctgtttgacatctgatagaaaacgtcctatagacgtattgcagatgaacaaaatatactctttgacatctgatagaaaatgtgtttttgaagttTTGATGAAGACGTTAAATAGAGTCTCTGTGATGTATGTGTACTATCAGGGATCACTATGTCTAACGTTAGCAGCCAAATTTAGAAACCGTGTGTTCTTATCTGCTTTAAGACATATTTCCAGATTTCCATCTTTCTTTCATAATTGTAGGGGTTTTGATGTTGTTAATGAAATTTGCACGGATAAAGTGATCATCTGTAGCCAGATATAAAATAGCGCAGCCGAAGCTCAACATAGCTAATGACCAAAGCAATGTTTGCTTCTACCACTAGAAGTTATGTATAAGCTTTACActgtaactgaaatgttttataacCCTTTTAATCAAGTAATTCTGTGTGATTTTTCCAATGCAGACAGTGAGAGAAGCTGCTGAGACCTGCAGGAAACGAAAGATCCCTTTCCCTGAAGTCAACATTCCCGATAAAGATGTGAAGAAACCGAAGGACTTCTATGTGTTCAAAGGCAAAAACACTCCAACCGTGATCCACATCCCTCTGTTTAATGTGGTCAACTGTGGAGGTAAGTTAAGGTTGTCTAGTTgaatataactgaaaaaaaaaaccttgtgattTAAGTGTATTACTGTTTCTTCAGATGATATTGACTCCTGGAGGTACAAATATATGACATTCAGTGGTCCCTACAATGCTGAGAAGATCAGTAAACTAATGGAGGTCGCCGGAAGAAACATCTCAAACAACAGAGCCAAACTGTTGAAGCATATTCGTGCGGCCATCGggcaaaaacataacaaacaacacTGTGACTAAACTCAGTGTCTAAGGAGAATCTAAATACAGACTTAACTGATTTGTATATCAGTCATTTTACAAtacatatacaatttatttttctgtcCTAATAATCATTTAAGAGTTTTGTTGCTGAATGTGATCTGTGTGGCAGCATAAGAGCATCAGAGGTTAGTcgtgtttgcattttatttctgtttaatgttcgaaatatttttgctgtttcagtccatttcttaacttttttttaaaacaataaatagcaTCAATAATAACCGCAAACATTGGACTGAAACCATTATTGCTTATTAAAACATTGCATTAGCTACTTTTTTTGTTCCAATGAACTATTAAacttctaaaaaaagaaaaaaaagggggtcCTGGTCATTTGATATCAAACAGCATAAACGCTAattaaaactgataataaatgtttttatatattttatttaattttgtataatattttggatatattatttttgaaatagatGGTCTTATTAATTTCACAAGGGACAAGAAATGTAACAATATTCAATTAGAAATTCTGgaagcacacgcacacacacacattttgtgtattattttggatatattatttcacacacacacatacagtatatactatatagcctacatataatatacatgatataaaaaaatatatatatatatatatatacatatacacatatatatatatatatacatatatacatatacatatacatatatatatatatatatatatatatacacacacaaaacaaaggaCTCTTATGAACTTATGATcctttttaatcaaaaacacagaataGGATGTCtgatatttgaaacatttatatttcataatattcgaaacatttattaaatagaatatCTGTAGTGGCAAAATTCAAAACTAACATTgtatgttttcattgtaattttttggttttattttatccatttcacaaaattataGCTTGatgaaaattacaataaaaatatagttcACAAGTGAGATTTACCTTTAATGTTCTCTTAAGGCATTACCTGAAATTAAAGAAATCTGTCAGCTGAAATCAGGATCAAACCCTGGCACGCTATAAATGATATTGTATGCAATCATGGATAATATCTTTATGCAAGCTACTTCCTTATGCAACAATATACAGTACCACACGTTCTGATGTGCATGAAGGCTTTCCacttttttcactgaaaataagTCTTACATAAACATTTCCAATGCCACACAAGGTGAGGTGCATGAGGTGAGGCAACATAATTAGGCCTAAATGAAATATCACACTTTCCCTGGTTTCAGTGATTCATGTATCATTCACAACCTCACCCTCATGATGATGTCTAGACGTGCAGTGTAGTTTCAGAGCCCTATATAAGAGCCTCTTCTGGCCGAATGTCAGATAAAGGCCGCTGTGTTGTTATTGGTGTGGTGTTGAAGACTCACCATTTACAGAAAAAGTAAGTATATGTTTtaaaactttatgcaaataaTGTCAGGGCAATTTAAATCTTTCATGCATTAAATAGCATGCAATAACCTTATAATGAATGATTCCAGAGTTTTCAGTAATTAGCTTTAAAACCAATTAAACGTGGCCGATATTAGTGACATGCTACCAAAAGTGTATAAAAGTGTACAATAATGATGATGGAAAATTATTAAGGGATTCATATTTCAGTGTGAcaaagttttgcattttttatgcatCAAAATCTTAACAATATTAggaaatatactataaataattgTATGTTTGAAACATACTTCTGATATTTTGATccaaaaatagaacatttaacATGACCatgtttttcacattatttaaatgttaaatgtatcaAAGGTGTTTAATTTTTAAGCTGAAACATATTTCACTCAAACTTTCTACTTTATACAGACAATAGGTTTGCATTtacttaatgttaatgtttttcacGTTTCTTTGGTTTATCATAATTATCTGAAAACAGCTTTTCAGAAGTTACTGATTTGCTATATCTTCAAAAAATATTCATCTTAAATAATAGAAACTGACTTGACTCACTCTCTTGTTTTAGGGATGAATGCATCTAAACCCCAGGAAAGGTACGTTATCCTGCTCAGAATCCTAGAGCAACAGAAGcagtaaaataacacaattacattACAACAAACTgcgatattttgagaaaactgcaCAAAATAAACTTTAGATTTAATTGCATTGAAATCTAGAATATTGGAtatctaaatatatgaaataagtcATGTTCAGGTCAGCactgatctgtctgtgtgtgtgtgtgtgtgtgtgtg encodes:
- the LOC109073159 gene encoding cytosolic phospholipase A2 gamma-like, which codes for MVVTKYKEVKLKRSINEHRLTGQRNKHNKDPFPIYTVIDKQCKQNREGDPCFEISPHEAGYSLIGAFVETSSFGSQFYNGRKIKDQPEIDMLYLQGNTLCHRRVYSYFCDISLHLLFVQFVFSSTDPNSPPVGKCSQVLMDLVDMNLSVLNGIDPFDLHESIRTNLNELTGGKDQHIFQVEKLNLADKEAAQLHMRKYTLDICALLSVSFSFWPFDICFSICRCAVLWIWGRKYDFLQNMTDKTVPRALLESETRDYIDAGVLQNSPYFSVLREERDIDLIISLDFSDGDPFMTVREAAETCRKRKIPFPEVNIPDKDVKKPKDFYVFKGKNTPTVIHIPLFNVVNCGDDIDSWRYKYMTFSGPYNAEKISKLMEVAGRNISNNRAKLLKHIRAAIGQKHNKQHCD